TATTGGAATTGAAATTGTCGATGTTCTTATTAGAAAAATTAGTTATGACCCAAGTTTAATTGATTCCGTACACAATAGAATGATTTCAGAAAGACAACAAATTGCAGAAGAACAAAGAAGTATAGGTATTGCTGAGAAAACAGAAATTCTTGGTAGCATTGAAAAAGAAAAGTTAAAGCTATTAAGTGAGGCAAAAGCTGACGCGGCTAAGATTAAAGCTGAAGGCGATAGTGAAGCCGCAAAAATTTATTCAAATGCTTATGGAAAGAATGTTGAATTTTACAGATTCTGGCAAGCACTAGAGAGTTACAAGACAGCACTTAAAGATAAACGGAAAATATTCTCAACAGATATGGATTTCTTCAGGTACCTTCATAACAGGAAATAAAAACAAAAAATGTAAGGGCACTTACTATAAAAATTAACAAAAACCTATTTAAAAAAATATTAAATACACAAACATTTAAAAAGAAACTCACTAAACAGGAGCAAACATAATGCATGTTTATAAAAATAAACGAATGATTAAATACTTAATGAGCATTTCACTTGCTATTCTAGTAATACTATCGATACTTCTCTTCTTTAATATAACGACAATAAACGCTCCACAAACTCTCAATAGTAGAGTCAAAAAATTATTCCTAACAAGGATAGCACACAAGAAAGGAAAAAGTGCAAATGATTACTCAATAGAAAGCTTTTACTCAATATTTAAAGACACTCAAGGCAATGAGATCGCCAAAGATGATAAGCTCTTTAGTGAAAAAGTTGCAAAAGTTGATGCATTAATTACTTACTATTATAAAGCTGACACTATAAACACTAATATGCACTCAGCCTTTGTAAGCTATGATGTAAAGAGAAATGAAATAAAATTTATCCACTCTGAATAACAATTCTAAAAATAAAATTATTTAAAGTTACTCAATATATACTTCAACACAGCATCATTATAATGATAATCTATTATCTCACAAGCCTTACTCTTAAGCTCATCGATACCATTTTGGGGCGTAACTTTATGAATTTCATTTTCGTTAAAAACAGAAATATCATTATCAGAATCTCCAAAATAAATAATATCTTTGTAAGAGATAGATAAATAATTGGCCAAAAATTTAATGCCATTGATTTTCTCAGCATGAATACTTTGAACTTCAATAACACTTATTTTGTCATCAAATTCTATTCGTGCATACTTAGAAATCTTAAGTTCAGGATAATTTTCCATACTCAAATAAATCTCGTCAATCTCTTCTCGGAAACCAATAATAGTAGCAGATAGCGCACTATATACAGAGATATCATTTAATTTATTTATTTTAATAATATTCGTATAGCATAAAGCTTGCTTCAACGTAATATACCAATGTTCTAAGAAATTATTAACACCATCATAAACAGTAAAAACCTCTCCATCATGTATTACTTTAAAAAATACAGAAAAGTTTCTTTCCTTAAAATAAGAATAAACACTTCCAAGATAATCCCACTCTATATCCTCCACATAAAGAGGCTCTTTCTGATCAATAGCTGCAACATAAGCACCATCATGACTAATTAAAGGAATTTTAAAATCAAATCCTCTTAATGGTGATCTCATAAGATAAAAATCTCTACCTGTTGCAACTGTAAAGTTAAAGTCTTCTCGTTTTAAGAGTTCTTTTAAATTATACTTAGAAAAATCTGACAAAGCTCCTTTTCTATCAAATAATGTACCATCCAAATCCGTAATAAAAATCTTATTCAAATCAATTTCCTCTATAAAACCTATACAAACTTAAGTATACAACTTTAAATACAAAAAATAGTAGCTAATATCTGTAAACATTATCATTGACAAAAAAAACTGTTTATGGAAAAATTATATTGCTACAAAGTAAAATAAGCCGCTGTAGCTCAGTTGGTAGAGCATAGGACTGAAAATCCTTGTGTCAGGAGTTCGATTCTCCTCGGCGGCATTTGATAAATATTTTGTTTATGTAGCGTACCCTAAATTTAAAGAGATTAAGAATGCACTTGA
The sequence above is drawn from the Candidatus Borreliella tachyglossi genome and encodes:
- a CDS encoding HAD-IIB family hydrolase, with translation MNKIFITDLDGTLFDRKGALSDFSKYNLKELLKREDFNFTVATGRDFYLMRSPLRGFDFKIPLISHDGAYVAAIDQKEPLYVEDIEWDYLGSVYSYFKERNFSVFFKVIHDGEVFTVYDGVNNFLEHWYITLKQALCYTNIIKINKLNDISVYSALSATIIGFREEIDEIYLSMENYPELKISKYARIEFDDKISVIEVQSIHAEKINGIKFLANYLSISYKDIIYFGDSDNDISVFNENEIHKVTPQNGIDELKSKACEIIDYHYNDAVLKYILSNFK